The Alkalihalophilus pseudofirmus nucleotide sequence CTGATTCACAAAGTCAATGGTTACGATATCGAAGTTTAAGTCATTTAAAAATTCAGTAAATGTTTTTAATTGAGCAGGCTCGCCCGCCCCTACCACATCTTCGCCCGAGAATAACATTTTATTTGAACCATATTCTACGGCTAAACGTTCTAATTGTTCGTATAAATAATGATTTTCATGCTGTATCGTTCTAAATCGATTTGGAAGACGAGGAATAATATCCAGACCCGCATTATGAACAGTTTCAATTGCCTCAAAATCAAAGCTGATTGGCATAGAGGCCAAACTTACTTCATAAGGAAGAAATAAAATACGATCCTCACCGTACTCAAACTCTTCAACTTGGTACTGAGTAATAAAAATTTCATCTTCAAACATGAGCTGATAATGATTGTTGTAAACATCCTTAATTAATTCAATATAAGGACTTTCATCATCTAAAATCCTAATATACTGTCCATTATGTTCAGGGAGCTCATCTCTGGCTTCAGGATGTTGATGAACAATTTCAGGCTTGCTCATTCTCTCAAACAGCCCTTCATTTACTAAGTCCCAGATCGTCAGCGGCTCAAAGCTCATAGAGGAAACTCCGCTGTCTTTCAACTGTGCAAGTATCTCCCTATCAGACATCATTTCATTTAACATAACCGGCCATTGCTCGTATTGATCATAGGCCATGGTGATTTCGTACTCCAAATTATCTTGTTCTACACTGACTCGATCAACAATTGACGGAATTGATACGAGCAGCGCAATCACAATCAGCGCCCACGCTATTTTCTTAACCAACGGTAACACCCTTCCTTTTCCTTATTTACGTCTATTCAGTTTAGAAAGAAGCGGGAGCGATGATGCGATATCATCGTCAATTGCTTTCGTTCCAATTAAAATAACAACATATATGATGGCACCTATAACTACCCCGGCTGCCACAAACAACATCGCATTCAAACGAGTCCATAGCTCCACCTGTAAATAATCCACTGCAAATAACAGCACTGCCCCCATGACGACACTCGCTAAGGCATATAACGCATGCGACCGGCGTACAACGGGGAATGGCAAAGTACGATATAAGATATACACATTTAACACAGTGATCGCTACATACACGATTAATGTTGATATTGCAGCCCCGATCATTCCGTACTGAGCAACTAAAATAATATTTAGAACAAATTTAGCAGCAGAACACACAAGTACAATAATTGCAGCGGCAAATTCGCGGTTAGCCCCTTGAAGCATCCCCGTTGTTAAGACAGAGAATGAAGTGAATAATGCACTTACGGATAAAATGAAAATAACATCACTGCCGAGCACGTCTCCAAATAACGCATAGTTAATCGGGACAGTCAGCGCGGCAAGCCCCATCGCTGCAGGCCAGGCTGTTAAATGAGTAATCGTATTTCCTCGATCAACAATCATAGAAGCTCTATCTTTATCATTTGTCGCAAGCGCTTTTGTAATCGCAGGAATCAATGGTAAAATCAGGGCACTCGCAAAGACGACAGCCATCTGCACCAAGGCTTGTCCGCGTCCAAAAGTGGTTCCGTAAATGTGGGCTACTTCTGATTCAGTATTTCCTAGAGCACTTAACTGCCTAGGAATTGTTAGTGAATCAACGACATTTAATAACGCCATCGTTAACGCACCGAAACAAATCGGCAAGGCCACGATCAATATTCGTTTAGCCCAATGTGAGAATGTTTCCTTGTTCATCTTGCTCGCCGTTTTAAGCGGCTTGCGTCGCGCAAAAATCACTTTTAAATAAACAAGTGAGGCAAGGACCCCGACAACGGATCCAATCATGACACCTGCAGACACAACCTCAGGTGCAAATGCTTGAATTGTTAAGTAATAAGCTGCCACTATAATGACCAAGACTCGTACAAACTGCTCTAATACTTGAGAAACAGCAGTAGGCACCATATCCTCATACCCTTGGAAAAAACCGCGGTAGACAGCCATATAAGGTGCAAAGATGAGCGTCACTGATACAGCTAGGATTGAATACGTCATCAACGACCCGCCTAGGAAGCCTGCGATCCATTCGGCCAGCACAAACATTAAGATGAAACTGATCACGCCGAATACCATTCCTAGAATGGTCGCCGTCCGGTAGATGAAATACACATCGTCATCCCGGCCCTTCGCTCTCGCTTCAGAAATCAGCTTCGAGATCGCAAGCGGAATCCCAGCTACTGTGATAATTAAAATCGACATATACACAGGGTAGACAACACTGAAAATACCAAGCACTTCATCCCCTGCAATGTTTTGCAGAGGAATCCGAAACACGCTTCCTAATAGTTTCGATAAAAAGGTTGCAACCGTAAGCAGAATCGCCCCTTTTAACAAGCTGGATTTACTCATTTTTTCGCCCTTCTCTTCTCACGCAGCACTTTGCCTGCAAAGATAGGCAGCGCAAGCATTCGTCTCCACCTTGAAGGCTGTTTCACTAAGCGGTAAAACCATTCAAGGTGAACTTTCTGCCAAAACTCAGGAGCTCGCTGTACCTCACCTGCCAGCACATCAAAGCTTCCGCCAATTCCCATGAAAAGTCCCTTATCAAATTGGTCAATCCGCTCTGCAACCCATTTTTCCTGACGCGGGAATCCTAATGCAAGAAAGACCATATCCGGTTTCTTTTCTTTAATCTCATCTTCAATCTTCGTCTCTGACCAATCAAAGAATCCGTGATGAGAACCCGCAATAACTACATTTGGGAACTGACGATTAATTTCCGCAATCGTCTTTTGCAGGACTTCATCTTTTGCCCCTAATAAATAGATAGAATACGATTTCTCATTTGCAAGTTCGAGCAGGTCCATAAAAGTATCAAAGCCCGTCACACGTTCTGGCAGCGGATGACCTAGCATGCCTGCTGCTTTCACGACACCGATTCCGTCTGCTGTAATATAGGTCGCACGATCAAGATACTCCCTGTACGTCTTATCTTCATATGCATGAAGCACAATTTCAGGATTAGCTGTTACGACAAATGTTTTATCTTCCTTATTAAGATGCTCACCGAGGCGAGCCACAAATTGATCTTTAGTCGTGTTAATAAAAGGAACGCCAAGAACTTCAACAAATCGTTCTGACAAAATCAATCACCAACTTCTGTATTTTTATGGAACATAGATGTTTCTACATAATACTCCTAGCAAATCATATCAAAAAACGACAAAGGATGGAATTACCTTTTCAAATCATTCATGATTTCACCAAATCCCCCAAATTAATTTCCTTATATTTCTACATACTTCTATTATCTTCTACTCTATTAAACATTCGGCGCATCATGTTATACTAGGAAATGATGACAAATTAAGGAGAGAACGTTATGTTACGCTCAATTAAAAAGCTGATTGGTGACTCTCAGCAGCGAAAAATAAAGTCATATGAAAAAGTGGTAGCGAAGATCAATGAACTCGAGCCACATATGGAAAAGCTGTCAGATGAAGAATTACGTCAAAAAACTTCCCTATTTAAGGAACAAATACAAAACGGTTCATCGATTAATGAATTAAAAGCAGAAGCTTTCGCGGTGGTCCGTGAAGCCTCAAAACGTGTCCTTGGGCTGCGCCATTATGATTCTCAATTAATCGGCGGCCTGGCATTAAGTGAAGGAAATATCTCAGAAATGCCGACAGGAGAAGGTAAAACACTCGTTGCCTCTCTTCCAAGTTACTTACGTGCCCTTGAAGGAAAAGGTGTTCATGTTATCACTGTAAATGAATACCTTGCAAGTCGTGACCGTGAAATTATCGGACCGGTTCATGAGTTCCTTGGCTTAAATGTTGGGTTAAACGTTCCAATGATCTCACCAGAAGAGAAGAAACTGGCTTATGATGCTGATATTACATATGGTGTCGGAAATGAGTTCGGTTTCGACTATTTAAGAGGAAATATGGTCTATGCAACAAGCCAGCGTGTACAGCGCCCTTATCATTTCGCCATTATTGATGAGATTGATTCGGTTTTAATTGATGAAGCAAAGACTCCGCTTATCATTGCTGCGAAAACGCAAGTAAGTCCTAACCTTTATCATATTTGCGCAAAAGTAGCGCGCAGCTTCAAAGAAAATGATGACTATATGTACGACCCTCTTCTTAAAGCCGCAAGCTTAACCGATAACGGGATTACGAAGATTGAACGTGCTTTTGGAGTCGATAATCTATACGACCTTGAGCACCACACGCTTTATCACTTTATGATCCAAGCCTTACGTGCACGGGTAATGTTTAAGCTAGATGTAGACTACATTGTAAAAGAAGGCGAAATTCAGCTCGTTGATATGTTCACAGGCCGTATTATGGAGGGCAGAACATTCAGCGATGGTCTGCACCAGGCTCTTGAAGCCAAAGAAGGCCTTGAAATTACTGAAGAAAACAAAACTCAAGCTTCTATCACGATTCAAAACTACTTCCGTATGTACCCTAACCTTTGCGGGATGACAGGTACAGCTAAAACGGAAGAACGAGAATTTAGAATCGTTTATGGCATGGATGTTATTCAAGTTCCAACCAATAAGCCGCGCATCCGTGAAGACCGCGATGACCTTGTATTTGCGACAAGTGATGATAAATATAACGCAGTTGCAGCTGAAGTGGAAGAACGCCATAAAACAGGACAGCCAGTCTTAATTGGAACAACATCAATTATTCAATCAGAAACAATGGCGAGCTACCTTGATGACAAAAAGATCCCTTATGAACTTCTTAACGCGAAGAGTGTGGAAAAAGAAGTCCAGTTGATCTCTCTTGCTGGTCAAAAAAATCAAGTGACGATTGCAACAAACATGGCAGGACGCGGGACAGATATTATGCTTGGCGAGGGTGTCCATGAGCTAGGCGGGCTGTATGTAATCGGGACTGAGCGTCATGAGAGCAAGCGAATCGATAACCAATTAAGAGGCCGCTCCGGACGACAAGGTGACCCAGGTGAGTCTCAATTCTTCATCTCCATTGAAGACGAACTTTTACTGCGTTTTGGCGGAGAAATGATTGAAGCATTTAAAGAAGAGATTAAAACAGACGGCAACGGATTGGTTCAGAATGAAAACATCAATAAATTAGTTGATAAAATTCAGAAGATGTCTGAAGACCATAACTACTCTGCCCGTGAATATACGTTAAAGCTTGATGACATTATTAATGAACAACGTGAAGTTATTTACAAGCTTCGAAATAAGCTGCTGGAGTCTGAAAATAATTTTGATACGGTACGCGAAATGATCGACACGACTTGGAAGGACTACGTAGATCATTATTGTGCAGACGAACTTCTTCCTGAAGAATGGAATCTTGAGGAATTAACGCAGCGCATTCAATTAATCCTGCCTACGTTTAAAGGATTTACTCAACATCCTGAAGAGAAAAAAGAAGTACAAGCTTATATTACTGCGACATACGAGCAGTTCATGGGTGACGTTGAACCGTTGCATGCTCAGGAAAAAATCCGTATCCAAACCGATCGAATATTACTATCTAACCTAGACACGCACTGGACGCAGCATCTTGAAGAAATGAACCGTTTAAAAGAAGGAATTGGTCTGCGCAGCTACGGTCAAGAAGATCCGATGCGCATCTACACACGTGAAGGATTCGAGCTTTTCACCATGATGTACAAGACCTTACAGCGTAATTCAAGCATCCAGTACTCAAAAATGACTACTCGTTATTTAAGTGTAACCACCAAGGAGGACTAATCTAGCATGCTACCATTTTTCAACAAAAATAAAGACAACAAGCCTCAACTAGAAGGAAAAGAAAGTGCTGTTTCAACAGAAGAATTATTAAATGAAACAAGCGAAGAATCTGCTGATGAATCAATCTCAACTGCTTTATCGATTCATCCAGCTTGGAACTTAGCGAAAGAAGATCAATATGCGTTTCAATTCCTTAACATGGAGCTTGAAGACTTAAAGCCGAATCAATTATCTCTATCCGGCATCAGCTTAATGCAAGTGGAAGAAGATCAATTCCGTGCTTCTGCTTTTATTAGAAGCAGTCTTGACAAAGCGATTCAGCTGCAAGAAGTAACTCTCGTTCTTCTAGATGAAAAGGATCAAGTATTAGGACGTAAGGCGTTTGATTTAAGTGAAGTAGGAGAAATCCCTGCAAGAAGCAGCCGCCCTTGGCATTTTATCTTCACAACTAAGGATTTATTTACTACTGACCTACCGGCTTCTGGCTGGAAGCTTGCGTTCCAACTTAATCCATCAGCACGCAAGCATTCACTAGAGCTAGCAGACTCATGGAAAAAATCTTTAGCGAAAGAAAGCAAACAGAAGCTAGAAGAAATGGTTGAAAACCTAGAGCCTCCTAAAAAAGGTGAGGTTAATTTCATGGGACTTCAAGCAAAGAAACAAGAAACAGGCGACTTGCATATTACTATGCTTATCCGTAACGGCAGTGAAAAAACAATTAACCTTGAGCAGATTCCTTTAAATGTAGAAGATGCATCAGGTGAAGTTGTTGCGACCGGCGGATTTAAGCTAGAGGACTTTAAGGTGAGCGCTAATACTAGTAAGCCTTGGACCTTCATTTTCCCTAAATCAATGGTCAAAAAAGATACACCAGACCTTAGTAAGTGGAAAGCCTATCCACCAAATCAGAAATAATGAAGAAACTCCCCGCAGCTGCGGGGAGTTTTTGTTTTGGACCAGGGGGCTGAGGGGTAGCCTCTATGTTGATTGCGCCTATTCAGCTTACTTATGCGCCTGTCTCAGCTTTAATTGCGCGGCTCTCTCGCTTTATTGTGTCCGTTCGCCAGCTAATTGCATCACTCTGGCGTTTATGCGTCATTTCAATTGGTTATTGCGTTGCTCGTCTCTGCTTATGCGCCGGTTCAAGCCGTAATTGCGCCGGTTGACCCTCACTCCCTCCACTCCCCAGCACAAAAAACCGCCGACTCCCATCGGCGGTTCACATCCTTACTTATAATAATCTACAACACCTTCTAAAATCGCTTCAGCTGATCCTTGACGGAATGAATTTGTTTTCAGCTTGGCTGCATCTTGTGAGTTTGAGATAAACGCAAGTTCTAGCAAGACGCTCGGCATTCTAGCTTGCTTAATCACTTGGAACCCAGCTGTCTTCACACCGCGGTCACGTGTTCCTAATTTATCAATGAGATGGCCATGAATCGCGTGAGCAAGCTTCTCGCTTCCGGCTGAGGCATAGGTCGCATCCCAGTACGTTTCTGTCCCATTTGCCGATGTGGCTGTAGCGGAATTGGCATGGATACTAATAAACAAATCCGCATTCGCATCATTTGCAACCTTCACGCGGTCAGATAAGGTCGGGTACACATCTGTATCCCTCGTCATGATCACGTGGGCACCAGCAGCAAGCAAAAGCTTCTCTGCGCGCTGTGCGACATCTAGAGCTATTTCTTTTTCTTGCAATCCATTTCCTACTGCACCGGGGTCACTGCCGCCATGGCCAGGATCAATGACAATCTTCTTTCCTGACAATGAACCACCTTGACGAACAGGACTAACTGTGACAATCAGTTCAGCTGTCGTATGAGAGATGGATGCTTGATAGCCATCTGCTACCCTGAATGACATTCCTTTTCCGGCTGATTGATTAACAGCCGAAATTTGGCTCATTCCGTTGACGGACGATGCTACGATCGGCATCTCAGCAGCATTGGTTGTAATCGTTCGCAGCGTTCCGTTTTGTTGATGCGATGTATTGACGACACCGCCGATTTTCGGCCATGATAAAGTTGTTACATCGCTCACTCTAGTAACCTTAGGTTGACCTAACAGACGCTTTTGAACTCCATTTTGATACAGATCTAAATAGTAGGAATGAACATAAGCATCTCTTCCATTAAACGTGATTTTAGCCCAACGGTCATCAAAGCTATGAACCTCTACTGTTTGTCCGCTTGTTAAACGCCCTAAGGAAGCATGACTAGTATCAGGTCCCGAGCGCACATTTAAGGTATCAGCTCGTGCAACCGTTCCACTATAAGCACTAGTTGAACCGGCACTTTGTGTCTCTCTTGTAATTCTCACTTCTTGAGCTTGCTGATTCCATTTTACATCAGCTCCAAATGTTTCAGAGAAGAAGCGAAGGGGGATAACAGTACTATGTTCAAATATACGCGGTGCAGGAGAAACCGAAACATTGCGGTTATTTACTATCGTATTAGTTTGATCAATTGTAAAGAGAATTTCAGTTCCCTGATCCTCACCCCAAACCTGTCTTGTCGCCCCGCGCCATTTGACGTCTATTCCAAGCGCATCACCTATCACTCGGAATGGGACGAGAAGATGATTATCCACTCTTGGAGGATTTGAAATCGGCAGGTCGAGCAATTCACCATTAACATAAATCTTCACTTGCTGATTAGAAGGCGGCGTAGAGGGCGTTGATGATTTGATTGATATGTATTGATTACTAACATAGCCGTTTTGACTGCCATAACGAATTTCATACCACGTTCCCACTGTACGTTGGATTTGTACTGTCTGCCCTTGAGTGAGGGAACCAATTCTTGTGGCTTGAGTAGAAGGCTCGGCCCTTACATTTAGAGAGGTTGCTGTAACAGTGCCTTCTTTTGAAGAAGCATCCACTGCGTCAAGAGGGCTGAATACGGAAACGAGAATAAACATAAGTAAAAAGACTAGACTGCGTTTAGTCATAGGAATATATACCCCCTAAATATTTTTAAAAAAGAGAGGTAACGCAATGCTACCTCCTCTATTTTATTTAGTGCTTTGATTTAGCGTTTCATAATGTTAATTGGTTCAAGATAACTTCCGTGTACGTAGCCATACTGGTGATCTTTATGATCTGAGAAGATCTGATACCAAGTTGCCCCCGCTTGATTTCTGCCAGGTACGTAAGCAACATAATGGCCCGCTTGCGGAAATTGGAATTGCGCGGCTGAACTAGTTGATGCATCAGAGCGAACATTTAAGCCAGCTGTCGTTGTTTTCGCAATTGTATAGTAGCCATAATCTTTCTTGCCTAAAAAGTTATCAGCGCGGTACATATGACTAGCAATTTTCTGACCCCAAAGTGGATCAGAGGCATAATTCACGTTCATACCATGCCCTTTCAAACCAAGCACAGCACCGCGGTACTGATCCCCGCCTGGAGTTAAGTAGCGGTTGTTCATTGAGTTTGCGACATGGTGAATGGATTCTTCAAAACTATTAAATGGCTTCGCATTTCCGAGCGGATCACTATCATAGGCTCCGTAACCGAATAGATTTTTACGTTGCTCGGCAATCACACTTAATCCATACTGACTTTCGTGAATCGCTTTTCCATATAGGTATAGGGCATTGATTCCGTACTTTTCTTGAGCTTCAATAAAGACGTGCCCAAGATTTAGAAGCGGGCTGTCTTTCGCTACATTTTTACCGTTTACCGTTTGGTTAACGGACGCAATGTAGCGGTTCAAATCTTCTGCCGTATAATTAGTCTTCGTACGAAGCGGCAGGAAGTTAAAGTATTGATATGCAGTGCCAACTTTTTGCCCTGACGCGTTAAAGAAATCATATCCGTTTAAACTGTAATACACTTGTCCATTTTGCATAAAGGCAGGAGCATCTGAATATGGACGTGCCCATTCATATTCTCCTTTTAGATGATCAAATCCTCTGTAATGAAGAACTCCGTTCGTTACCGTATATTGAGCGCGGCCTTTTTGAAGTTCAGTTGGAATCAGCCAAGCCTCAGATTGACGAATATACCCTTCCCCGTCAGCATAGCGGACGTGCACCCAATTTTCATCTGCATTAATATATTGAAGTTCTGTCCCTTTAACAACATAGGTTAGCTGCCTCGACTTAGTTTCATCCATGATTCTAACAATCTCTTGTCGTGCAGGCGGATTCGCAACCACTAACCCATTTTTCATCTTCAAAAGAGTTTGTCCTTGATAAACTAAGTCTTTACCGGCGTTCGCTGCTTGCTGGTACGTAAGATAAGCTTGTGAATCCATTCTTACTTGCCCATTGACAATTGTTCCTGTTTTATATAAGTCATTTAAACTATCGCCTGTTTCTAAGACTTGAAGCATACGTACAATAAATGCTGCAGCTTGTGCACGGGTTGCATCGTCTTTTGGAGCAAACCGGAAGCGCTGATCACTTGTCGGCATACCAGCAATAATGCCTAAATACGTGTTTTTTGAGACGGCGTCGACAAAATTTGGATGGATTTGAGCACTGTCTGTAAATGTTAAGGCTTGAGGTGCCACTTTCATCCCTTTGTACTCCAATGCGCGGCTGATCATGGCCGCCATTTGTTCGCGTGTAATGTTTTGTTCTGGTTTAAACGTGTTCCCTGGATAACCTGCTACAATATTAGCTCCAGCTGCACTTCCGATACCAGCAGCAAGCGGATAGGTAGAAGGTACATCACTAAATGTAGATTGTGCAGCCGGAAGCTTTAATGCACGAGTTAAGAATGTCGCAAACTGTGCACGAGTCACTTTATCATTAGGCCCGTAACGTCCTGGACCATACCCACCTAAAATACCTAACTCAACCGCTTTTCTCATTTCCCCTTCAAGGACATGCCCCGTGATATCATCATTATTGGCAGAACTCATAGGAGCATAGCCGAATGCTGCTGTGGAGAAAACGAGCAGCATGACAAGCATCGTAATTACCTTCTTCATAACTAGCAACCTCCTCATTTAAAAACTAGATAGCCTTTATTTCACACGTTCTAAAAACACTGAGAACTCTGCACGTGTTGTCGGACGATTCAACCCATATGTTCCATCAGGCATCCCAGAAGCAACACCTTTCGCTTTAAGGGCATCAATCGCACTGTAAGCCCAGTGATGACTAGGGACATCAGGGAATGGTGAGCTGCTCACTCCTTGAATGTTGTATGCTCTTTGTAAAATCGAAGCCATTTCAGCTCGTGTTAACGTAGCGTTCGGTTCAAAGGTTGAAGCAGTCTTCCCGATCATAATTCCAGCCTTCTCGACTGCTGCAATCGAATCATAATAAACAGAATTAGGGTCAACATCTCGTAAACTAGTTTTTCCGCCGCTTGTTGGCAGGTTCAACGCACGTGCAATCATTGTCGCCGTTTGAGCACGAGTAATAGACTGCCCCGGTCTAAATGTACCGTCATCGAATCCACTGATAATTCCATCACGATTAAGAGTGAGAATCGCTTGTCTTGCCCAGAAAGTATCACTCACATCTCTAAATCGTTGAACCTCATAACTAGAGTCATAGATTGCTTTTAATTGATCAAAGTAAACATGTCCTTTGCCTTGCTTTGTTGTATTAGCTTGAGCGATATAAACCTGCTGCAGGCGAATCGGCCCTTTGATGTTTGCAGGAATGGCTGCACGAACGTATTGCCACCCGCGAGTGTTAAATCCATTTTCATTGGTGAAGTTAATGGTGTGTGCTGCCCCGTTTCCATCAAGAATGGTTGCGCGCAGCCAGTGTTCACGACCATCTCCATATGCCCACATGCCAAGCTCCAGCGGATTTCCTCTTAAAGGAAGGACCGGATTCATTCTGACATATGCTGCTGACGTTCCTGTTTCTCCTTGAGTGTAATCATAGGTCAGTTTCAATGCCCCGTCTCCGCGATTAGGTTCCTGGACTGAAGCGGTTGAGATAGAAGCGGTGGCTCTTGCCGCAGTTGCTTGTATTCCATTAAGAGAATTAAAATCATGCACAGAAAGGAATGGCTTTGTAATCTGCATAGGCGGCTCTGTTGTCACAACTTGAAGCGTAGTTGGCACTGATCTCTCACGCCCTCCGCTGTCAGATGGACGATTCACAACTGAAACCGTATCGGCGAATGGTAATCTAGCTACCATTGTTGTCGACCCGCCGCCATCTAAATTGATGGCATGTTGTGCACCAAGCGATCTCATATATTCAGCTAGTTGTGGAATCGTTGCCCCTTCACTAAAACCTGGCTGCCTTCCATCTATTGTGACTAAGAAAAGCTTAGATCCGTCACTTGAAACACCAATCGCTGTACGCGGCGCACGCTCAAGTGCGTGGGAGCTTGATGTATTCATTGAGATATTGACTTTTCCGTCTCTTACTAACGTCGGGCCGGTTGCCATCACAAACTCGGCATCTCTCCACGCATCATTGATTGTTGCTTCTGCTGTGATTGTATCCCCTACTTTTACGTTAGCGAGCTTATCTCTAAGGGCACCGCCATTAGCAGAAATGACAAATCCATTTTTCGGGATGACTGCATTTCCACCCTCTCCTAGACGGCGAATTTCTGAAACAGTTCCCGTAATTTTATCTCCAAAAGAAAATCCTGAGTTTGTTTGATTTGTATTTGTGACGACTAGCTCGGTTACAAATTGACTTGCTCCTGTTGTTGCTTCACGATGCGAACCTGTATAGATGACCGAGCTCCCATTCACACGATCTGCATTGACTGCAGATAGTTCAAGCTTCTGACCGCCTACTGTGTAAGTCATGCTCGTATTAAACTCAGTCATTGTTAAAGCGCCATTACGATTCACCCCAACTGCAAACGGGTAATGAACGGGACGATTAGCATCCGCAGATAAAATTCCGTAGTTTAGGATCTCATTGCCTTTGACCAATAAATTAACCG carries:
- a CDS encoding phosphodiester glycosidase family protein, with the translated sequence MKRFISKIVLVALAASLVVPVEAYSYNGFGTKSSSNKEEIAKGVTLIKEHYTSGTQQRAVNIMDVQYRNSNVDLELYHPNPYGRILSTSQQAINNTYQGHYVVGAVNASFYNMQTGMPVNLLVKGNEILNYGILSADANRPVHYPFAVGVNRNGALTMTEFNTSMTYTVGGQKLELSAVNADRVNGSSVIYTGSHREATTGASQFVTELVVTNTNQTNSGFSFGDKITGTVSEIRRLGEGGNAVIPKNGFVISANGGALRDKLANVKVGDTITAEATINDAWRDAEFVMATGPTLVRDGKVNISMNTSSSHALERAPRTAIGVSSDGSKLFLVTIDGRQPGFSEGATIPQLAEYMRSLGAQHAINLDGGGSTTMVARLPFADTVSVVNRPSDSGGRERSVPTTLQVVTTEPPMQITKPFLSVHDFNSLNGIQATAARATASISTASVQEPNRGDGALKLTYDYTQGETGTSAAYVRMNPVLPLRGNPLELGMWAYGDGREHWLRATILDGNGAAHTINFTNENGFNTRGWQYVRAAIPANIKGPIRLQQVYIAQANTTKQGKGHVYFDQLKAIYDSSYEVQRFRDVSDTFWARQAILTLNRDGIISGFDDGTFRPGQSITRAQTATMIARALNLPTSGGKTSLRDVDPNSVYYDSIAAVEKAGIMIGKTASTFEPNATLTRAEMASILQRAYNIQGVSSSPFPDVPSHHWAYSAIDALKAKGVASGMPDGTYGLNRPTTRAEFSVFLERVK